One genomic window of Microbacterium testaceum StLB037 includes the following:
- a CDS encoding heparan-alpha-glucosaminide N-acetyltransferase domain-containing protein, with translation MASAPELTSRPRRLWARFDGPGRLAGVDLARGLAVLGMLAAHLLDIEDFVPRDPSSWLDVVNGRSSILFAVLAGVSISLVTGGTRPIEGSRRARASARLALRGGLLWAIGILLVLTGVPVYVILPAYALLFALSLPFLGMRPRSLFLTAGALALVMPWIQPVLDAAPIWSGRGGDELASALGWHYPFTVWIAFLLAGMGLGRLDLRLLPEQALIVLAGSALALAGYGLALATVPLTTRNPYLAAVLTAEAHSSGLGEVIGSGGFAIAVIGLCLLLCRTPLRWLAVPLRAVGSMPLTAYVVQLLVWAVVALAVLGDTSDLWGIRALDLFGPLTLGLVVGCTVWVLTVGRGPLETAIDAVVRVVVGRDAGTSPVR, from the coding sequence GTGGCTTCTGCGCCAGAACTGACCTCCCGGCCCCGTCGGCTCTGGGCCCGTTTCGACGGCCCGGGCCGGCTGGCCGGCGTCGACCTCGCCCGGGGCCTCGCGGTCCTGGGCATGCTGGCCGCGCACCTGCTCGACATCGAGGACTTCGTCCCGCGTGACCCGTCCTCGTGGCTCGACGTGGTGAACGGGCGGTCGTCGATCCTGTTCGCGGTGCTCGCGGGCGTGTCGATCTCCCTCGTCACCGGCGGCACCCGGCCGATCGAGGGATCTCGCCGCGCACGCGCCTCCGCGCGACTGGCTCTGCGCGGAGGGCTGCTCTGGGCCATCGGCATCCTGCTCGTGCTCACCGGGGTGCCGGTCTACGTGATCCTGCCCGCCTACGCGCTGCTCTTCGCGCTGTCGCTGCCGTTCCTCGGAATGCGGCCGCGCAGTCTCTTCCTCACGGCCGGGGCACTGGCTCTCGTGATGCCGTGGATCCAGCCCGTTCTCGACGCGGCGCCGATCTGGTCGGGTCGCGGGGGTGACGAACTCGCCTCCGCGCTGGGCTGGCACTACCCCTTCACCGTGTGGATCGCGTTCCTGCTCGCCGGGATGGGGCTGGGGCGCCTCGACCTGCGCCTGCTGCCCGAGCAGGCGCTGATCGTCTTGGCCGGGTCCGCCCTCGCGCTCGCGGGCTACGGCCTCGCGCTCGCGACGGTGCCGCTGACGACCCGGAACCCGTACCTCGCGGCCGTCCTGACCGCCGAGGCCCACTCGTCGGGGCTCGGAGAGGTCATCGGTTCGGGCGGCTTCGCGATCGCGGTGATCGGTCTGTGCCTGCTGCTGTGCCGCACGCCGCTGCGCTGGCTCGCGGTTCCGCTCCGCGCGGTCGGTTCGATGCCGCTCACGGCGTACGTCGTGCAGCTGCTCGTCTGGGCGGTCGTGGCGCTGGCGGTGCTGGGCGACACCTCGGATCTGTGGGGGATCCGCGCGCTCGACCTCTTCGGGCCCCTCACGCTCGGTCTCGTCGTCGGATGCACCGTGTGGGTGCTGACGGTCGGCCGTGGGCCGCTCGAGACGGCGATCGACGCGGTCGTGCGTGTCGTCGTCGGGCGGGATGCCGGGACCTCGCCCGTGCGCTGA
- the argF gene encoding ornithine carbamoyltransferase — protein MTRHLLRDDDLSPAEQAEILDLAIELKKDRWAQKPLAGPQTVAVIFDKSSTRTRVSFAVGIADLGGSPLIISTANSQLGGKETPSDTARVLERQVAAIVWRTYAQAGLEEMARGTRVPVVNALSDDFHPCQLLADLLTIREHKGELKGLTLSFFGDGQSNMAHSYVLAGVTAGMHVRVAAPADYAPRADVIADAERIAAETGGSITLSADPEAAASGADVIVTDTWVSMGKEEEKLARIRDLGGFKVTSELMTRADDDAIFIHCLPADRGYEVDAEVIDGPQSVVWDEAENRLHAQKALLVWLLRQN, from the coding sequence GTGACCCGCCACCTGCTGCGTGACGACGACCTGTCCCCGGCCGAGCAGGCCGAGATCCTCGACCTCGCGATCGAGCTGAAGAAGGACCGCTGGGCGCAGAAGCCGCTCGCCGGTCCGCAGACCGTCGCGGTGATCTTCGACAAGTCATCGACCCGCACGCGCGTTTCGTTCGCGGTCGGTATCGCCGACCTCGGTGGCTCGCCGCTCATCATCTCGACGGCGAACAGCCAGCTGGGCGGCAAGGAGACCCCCTCCGACACCGCACGGGTGCTCGAGCGCCAGGTCGCCGCGATCGTGTGGCGCACCTACGCGCAGGCGGGCCTCGAGGAAATGGCGCGGGGAACGCGCGTGCCGGTCGTCAACGCGCTCAGCGACGACTTCCACCCGTGCCAGCTCCTCGCCGACCTCCTCACGATCCGCGAGCACAAGGGCGAGCTGAAGGGTCTGACCCTGTCGTTCTTCGGCGACGGGCAGAGCAACATGGCCCACTCCTACGTGCTCGCCGGGGTCACCGCGGGGATGCACGTGCGCGTCGCCGCCCCCGCGGACTACGCACCGCGCGCCGACGTGATCGCGGATGCCGAGCGGATCGCCGCCGAGACCGGTGGGTCGATCACCCTCAGCGCCGACCCCGAGGCCGCGGCATCCGGAGCCGACGTCATCGTGACCGACACCTGGGTCTCGATGGGCAAAGAGGAGGAGAAGCTCGCGCGCATCCGCGACCTGGGCGGCTTCAAGGTCACGAGCGAGCTCATGACCCGGGCCGACGACGACGCGATCTTCATCCACTGCCTGCCCGCCGACCGCGGGTACGAGGTCGATGCCGAGGTCATCGATGGCCCCCAGAGCGTCGTGTGGGACGAGGCCGAGAACCGACTCCACGCCCAGAAGGCGCTGCTGGTGTGGCTTCTGCGCCAGAACTGA
- a CDS encoding acetylornithine transaminase — translation MTADTKWQEDAGRDLVRSFGDRMALFVRGEGAYVWDADGTKYLDFLAGIAVNALGHAHPTFVEAITAQASTLAHVSNYFATPPQLALAARLKRLAGTGESGRVYFGNSGAEANEAAFKLARLHGRGTDRTRILTLKGGFHGRTMGSLALTGKPALQADFLPMVPGVEHIDATIEALEAAVDDRVAALLVEPIQGEAGVVELPEGYLQAAREITARHGALLIIDEIQTGAGRTGAWFGFQHAGIVPDAITVAKGIGGGFPIGALITFGAASDLFFPGTHGSTFGGNALGTAVGGAVLQEIEASGLVENAARRETELRDGIAALGSPLVAGVRGRGLLLGIGLTSPVAKAVVAAAQQHGLIVNAANDDTIRIAPPLTIGDAEISAFLDLFGAALATVSDALILEGAPA, via the coding sequence ATGACCGCGGACACGAAATGGCAGGAAGACGCCGGACGCGACCTCGTCCGGAGCTTCGGCGACCGCATGGCGCTGTTCGTCCGCGGTGAGGGCGCGTACGTCTGGGACGCGGACGGCACGAAGTACCTCGACTTCCTCGCCGGCATCGCCGTGAACGCGCTCGGCCACGCCCACCCGACCTTCGTCGAGGCGATCACCGCGCAGGCCTCGACGCTGGCGCACGTGTCGAACTACTTCGCCACCCCTCCGCAGCTCGCGCTCGCCGCGCGGCTCAAGCGCCTCGCGGGCACGGGGGAGTCGGGCCGGGTCTACTTCGGCAACTCCGGCGCCGAGGCCAACGAAGCGGCGTTCAAGCTCGCCCGCCTGCACGGCCGCGGCACCGACCGCACGCGCATCCTGACGCTCAAGGGCGGGTTCCACGGCCGCACGATGGGCTCTCTTGCCCTGACCGGCAAGCCCGCGCTCCAAGCCGACTTCCTGCCGATGGTCCCGGGCGTCGAGCACATCGACGCCACGATCGAGGCCCTCGAGGCCGCGGTCGACGACCGGGTCGCGGCGCTCCTCGTCGAGCCCATCCAGGGCGAGGCCGGCGTCGTCGAGCTGCCCGAGGGCTACCTCCAGGCCGCGCGGGAGATCACCGCGCGCCACGGCGCCCTGCTCATCATCGACGAGATCCAGACGGGTGCGGGTCGCACCGGCGCGTGGTTCGGGTTCCAGCACGCCGGCATCGTCCCCGACGCCATCACGGTGGCCAAGGGCATCGGCGGGGGCTTCCCGATCGGGGCGCTCATCACCTTCGGCGCCGCGAGCGACCTGTTCTTCCCCGGCACCCACGGCTCGACCTTCGGCGGCAACGCCCTGGGCACCGCGGTCGGGGGGGCGGTGCTGCAGGAGATCGAGGCATCCGGTCTCGTCGAGAACGCCGCCCGCCGCGAGACCGAGCTGCGCGACGGCATCGCGGCCCTCGGCTCGCCGCTCGTCGCCGGTGTCCGGGGCCGTGGCCTGCTGCTCGGGATCGGGCTCACGAGCCCCGTCGCGAAGGCCGTGGTCGCCGCCGCCCAGCAGCACGGGCTGATCGTCAACGCCGCCAACGACGACACGATCCGCATCGCTCCGCCCCTCACGATCGGGGATGCCGAGATCTCGGCGTTCCTCGACCTGTTCGGCGCAGCCCTCGCCACCGTCTCCGATGCCCTGATCCTCGAAGGAGCCCCCGCGTGA
- the argB gene encoding acetylglutamate kinase: MTHVDLQDTDPAEASERAVTLVESLPWVRKYRDQVVVVKYGGNAMVSDELQDAFAADIAYLRYVGVKPVVVHGGGPQISSMLDRLDIPSEFRGGYRVTSTEAISVVRMVLTGQINPQLVAKVNAHGPLATGLSGEDAGLFGGRRRGVVVDGVEHDLGRVGDVVTVDPQPVLDHLAAGRVPIVSSIAPDLDHPGNSLNVNADAAAAALAVALNAKKLVVLTDVPGLYADWPNRDSLVSHLTSTELRAMVPTLESGMIPKMQACLDAVDGGVPTAAIIDGRVPHSVLVELFTNKGIGTEVVA; the protein is encoded by the coding sequence GCGGTCACGCTCGTCGAATCGCTGCCCTGGGTGCGCAAGTACCGCGACCAGGTCGTCGTCGTGAAGTACGGCGGGAACGCCATGGTCAGCGACGAGCTGCAGGACGCCTTCGCCGCCGACATCGCCTACCTCCGCTACGTGGGCGTCAAACCCGTCGTCGTGCACGGCGGCGGCCCGCAGATCTCGTCGATGCTCGACCGCCTCGACATCCCCAGCGAGTTCCGCGGCGGCTACCGCGTCACCTCGACCGAGGCCATCAGCGTCGTGCGCATGGTGCTGACCGGACAGATCAACCCGCAGCTCGTGGCCAAGGTCAACGCCCACGGTCCGCTCGCCACGGGACTCAGCGGAGAGGATGCCGGCCTGTTCGGCGGACGCCGCCGCGGGGTCGTCGTCGACGGCGTCGAGCACGACCTGGGCCGCGTCGGCGACGTCGTCACCGTCGACCCGCAGCCCGTGCTCGACCACCTCGCCGCCGGACGCGTGCCGATCGTCTCGAGCATCGCGCCCGACCTCGATCACCCCGGGAACTCGCTGAACGTCAACGCGGATGCCGCGGCGGCGGCGCTCGCGGTGGCCCTGAACGCGAAGAAGCTCGTCGTCCTGACCGACGTGCCCGGCCTCTACGCCGATTGGCCCAACCGCGACTCGCTCGTGTCGCACCTGACCTCGACGGAGCTGCGTGCGATGGTGCCGACGCTCGAGTCGGGCATGATCCCGAAGATGCAGGCGTGCCTCGACGCCGTCGACGGGGGCGTGCCGACCGCGGCCATCATCGACGGACGCGTGCCGCACTCGGTACTCGTCGAACTCTTCACCAACAAGGGAATCGGAACGGAGGTGGTCGCATGA